TCGGAAGTCGCCGAGCGAACCTTGCGCTACGAGCTTGGCCCCAATGGCTATTCGATGCTTCATCGGCTCGCAGACAAAACCTATTCGGTTGAAGATGTAGGGGCTACCATTGCAAGCGGCTCGGTGCCGACAGCGGGGATGATTGTTGCGCCGTGCTCAATGCGCACCCTTGCATCGATTGCGCATGGTTTCAGCGACAGTCTGCTGACGCGTGCTGCGGATGTGCATTTGAAAGAAAGGCGCAGATTGGTTTTGTTGACACGCGAAGCACCACTGCATCTCGTCCACCTGCGCAACATGTGTACGGTTACAGAAATGGGGGCAATCGTGATGCCCCCCGTTCCGGCTTTTTATCTGCATCCTCAAAGTGTGGAGGAAATTGCCGATCAGATTGCAGCGCGCGCAATTGATCTAGTCGGCGCAGTCACTTCTTTAGCGCAAAGCTGGAACCCAGATAATTTCGCGAGCGGATACGCCATTTCTGATTAGGTGGAGCTTTTGCCTCCGCGAGCATCAAACTCATCCATAGGATCATAAATAAGAGGCTTTTTTGCAGACTAGAAAACATGATCCATCAACAAGGATTTTGAAGCATTTTCAGCGTAAACGCGTCCAAATTTAAGCCGTTTTTCGTTCAATATAACGTTGCAACCGAACCAAGATTTTTTCTAGTTGTTCTGAAACAAAGAAGAAGACGCACGGATCGCTATTCATCGACATAAACGGGTGCCTTACCCCTAAGGGCAGCCAGCTAGGTTGAAATGAATATGTTGACTACGGGCGCTACAGCTTTCGATTATGTGATCCGGCAATCCCGTTGCTTTTGCCATTTGGCCCACAAGGTGTTTTCTAATCACCTTTGTTCAGTCTTGATTGCGCTGATTACGCTCAGTATTTTTGCATCTCCTTCATATTCCGCCGACTTGCAAAAGTATCTTCCGACGTTGGAAGTCACGCAGGTCTTCCCCGGAGCAGACAGTGTTGGCAAACATGCTGGTGAACCACCGATTGCCCCTGTGACGAAGGGTGGCGAGCTGCTCGGCTACGTTTATCTCAATTCCGATTTCACCAGTTCGATCGGTTATTCCGGTAAGCCGATCCGCATCCTCGTTGGAATAGATACCAAAGGTGTCATTCGTGGTATCAAACTGGTGGACCACAAAGAGCCTATCGTCCTGATTGGTATTCCTGAAGCCAAAGTTGTCGCGGCACTTAATTCCCTTGTGAACAGCGATCTGGCTTCGGTTTCAGCAGGCAAGGCGAAACCGCCACAGGTCGAGATCGTCAGTGGTGCAACCGTCACGGTTCTTGTGATGGGTGACAGTATTGTGCGCTCGGCAGTGGGTCTTATTCGCAGCGGGCGACTGGGAAATACGCCCGTGTTTGCCGAGAGCGTTGACGCGCCGCGAACAGTTAATATGGAACTGCGCGCACCGCAGGATTGGCAAACGCTCATCGGTGATGGATCGGTTCGCAGCCTTAAACTCAATGTCGGCGAGGTCAGCCAAGCCTTTCGCGACGCTAATCAAGAACAGGCTGCAAACAACGCAGAGACTTCCAACCCTGACGATAACTTTATCGAACTTTATGCCGCTCCTGTTTCCGTGCCCGGCATCGGGATTAGCCTGCTCGGAAAAGACGGTTATGAACGGCTGGAAAAACAGCTTAAACCCGGTGAACAGGCCATTCTGGTTGCCGGTGACGGCGCCTATTCATTCAAGGGGTCAGGCTACGTACGCGGCGGAATTTTCGATCGCATAGAACTTTTGCAGGACGGACAAGGCGTTCGCTTCCGCGACAAAAATCATACGCGCCTTGGTGACATTGAAGCCGATGGCGCGCCGCAATTGCGCGAAATTGCGCTCTTACGTGTGCCAGCGGGTTTCGCCTTCGATGTGACAAAGCCATGGGATTTGCAGCTTCTCGTTCAGCGCGGATTTGGTGCGCGTGACAAGGCTAATCTCAGCTATGATTTGGGCTATAGCCTGCCGGAACGCTATCTGCTCGCAAAGCCGGCTCCAGCACCCGTTCAGCCCGTATCCGCTTCTGAGGCACCGCGCCAACCGCAGCCGGTGGGAGAGGCGACGGCATCCGATATTTTTGGCAACAATAGCCCGCTTTGGGTAAAAATGTGGGAGATGAACCGGGTCAATGTGGTGATTGCGGGGCTCGCAATCTTCATACTCGTCGCAATCTTCTTCTTCCAGAATAGTCTTGTCGCGCGTCCTCGCATTTTTGTCTGGGTCAGACGCAGCTATCTGCTTTTTATTCTGCTCTGGCTCGGATTGTACAATAATGCGCAATTGTCGGTGGTCAATGTTCTGACCTTTACCAGTTCGCTGATTACCGGCTTTAACTGGGAATTTTTCCTCACCTCACCACTGATCTTTATTCTGTGGGCTTCGGTTGCTGCTGGACTTCTATTCTGGGGTCGCGGGCCGTTTTGTGGCTGGCTCTGCCCGTTCGGTGCCTTGCAGGAGCTGAGCAATAACCTTGCGCAATGGCTGAAAGTGCCTCAGGTTAAACTGCCATGGGGATTGCATGAGCGCCTGTGGCCCGTGAAGTACATCATATTTCTGGGGCTGTTCGGACTGTCACTTTACTCGGTGGCACTTGCAGAAGTCTTTGCTGAAGTAGAGCCGTTCAAAACCTCTATTATTCTCAAATTCTCGCGCGAATGGCCGTTTGTGATCTATGCACTGACGTTGCTTTCAGCAGGCGTTTTCATCGAGCGTTTCTACTGTCGCTACATGTGCCCACTGGGCGCAGCGCTTGCCATTCCGGGCCGTATCCGCATGTTTGAATGGCTCAAACGCTGGCCCGATTGCGGCTCGCCATGCCAGCGTTGCGCTAAAGAATGCCCTGTTGAAGCCATTCATCCTGAAGGCCAGATCAATGTGAATGAATGCATTTACTGCATGCATTGTCAGGAACTTTATCACGACGATCAACGCTGCCCGCACATGATTCAGGTTCGTGTGAAACGCGAAAAATTTGCCGCGCGCAATGCACCTCTTGCAGCAACTGCCGAACGCGGCGGGGGACCGGCCAAGCCCGTCATCTCAGTTAAAGGCAAACCGTTGGATGCCCAGCTTGGCACCGGTTCGCCGAACTAGTTTCTAAAGGAGAGAAAAATGACCGACGAAAACACACAATCAAGGTTTAGCAGACGACAACTACTGGGGACATCAGCATTTGTGGCAGCAGCCGGTGCAACTGGCATCAGTGGTGCGCTGCTTGCCGGAACAAGCACACCCGCACTTGCCGCCGGCAACGGTCATGCTGCCAAGGCTACCGTTTTGCCGGGCGAACTCGACGAATATTATGTTTTCTTCTCCAGCGGACAGACAGGGGAAGTGCGCATTGTCGGATTGCCTTCGATGCGCGAATTGATGCGTATTCCCGTCTTCAATCGCGACAGCGCGACAGGCTGGGGACAGACCAATGAAAGTCTGAAGATTCTCCGTGAAGGCATGTTGCCGGAAGACCGCGAATTCATGAAAGATCGCGGCGGTATTTTCCTGAACGGGGATCTTCACCATCCGCATTTGTCATTCACCGATGGCACATATGATGGTCGTTATCTCTTTGCCAATGATAAGGCCAACACGCGCGTTTGCCGCATTCGTCTGGATGTCATGAAATGCGACAAGATCATCCAGCTTCCTAACCAGCATACGGTTCATGGTTTGCGCGTGCAGAAATATCCGCGCACAGGCTACGTCTTCTGTAACGGTGAAGACCGCGTGCCAATTCCAAATGATGGTAGCAATCTCACAGATACAAAGCAGTATCATGCGATTTTCACGGCCGTCGATGGC
This DNA window, taken from Brucella pseudogrignonensis, encodes the following:
- a CDS encoding UbiX family flavin prenyltransferase → MKRIVIGVSGASGSIIPLKILEKLAKLEDVEAHLVVSEVAERTLRYELGPNGYSMLHRLADKTYSVEDVGATIASGSVPTAGMIVAPCSMRTLASIAHGFSDSLLTRAADVHLKERRRLVLLTREAPLHLVHLRNMCTVTEMGAIVMPPVPAFYLHPQSVEEIADQIAARAIDLVGAVTSLAQSWNPDNFASGYAISD
- a CDS encoding regulatory protein NosR gives rise to the protein MIALITLSIFASPSYSADLQKYLPTLEVTQVFPGADSVGKHAGEPPIAPVTKGGELLGYVYLNSDFTSSIGYSGKPIRILVGIDTKGVIRGIKLVDHKEPIVLIGIPEAKVVAALNSLVNSDLASVSAGKAKPPQVEIVSGATVTVLVMGDSIVRSAVGLIRSGRLGNTPVFAESVDAPRTVNMELRAPQDWQTLIGDGSVRSLKLNVGEVSQAFRDANQEQAANNAETSNPDDNFIELYAAPVSVPGIGISLLGKDGYERLEKQLKPGEQAILVAGDGAYSFKGSGYVRGGIFDRIELLQDGQGVRFRDKNHTRLGDIEADGAPQLREIALLRVPAGFAFDVTKPWDLQLLVQRGFGARDKANLSYDLGYSLPERYLLAKPAPAPVQPVSASEAPRQPQPVGEATASDIFGNNSPLWVKMWEMNRVNVVIAGLAIFILVAIFFFQNSLVARPRIFVWVRRSYLLFILLWLGLYNNAQLSVVNVLTFTSSLITGFNWEFFLTSPLIFILWASVAAGLLFWGRGPFCGWLCPFGALQELSNNLAQWLKVPQVKLPWGLHERLWPVKYIIFLGLFGLSLYSVALAEVFAEVEPFKTSIILKFSREWPFVIYALTLLSAGVFIERFYCRYMCPLGAALAIPGRIRMFEWLKRWPDCGSPCQRCAKECPVEAIHPEGQINVNECIYCMHCQELYHDDQRCPHMIQVRVKREKFAARNAPLAATAERGGGPAKPVISVKGKPLDAQLGTGSPN